From a single Lichenicola cladoniae genomic region:
- the istB gene encoding IS21-like element helper ATPase IstB translates to MPENQVARIRHNLVALRMPRALEALEGIIQQIERGQLGALEAIDMLLAEEITVREGRRIKAALQMARLATIKTLTGFDFSFQPSLDRNRIMALASLEFIDQHEVVHFIGQSGTGKSHLAIALGVEAIRAGRSVYFCALADIIDSLAKADREGRLRERIRYLCRTQLLIIDEIGYVTLGAAAGNLFFQLVNARYERGAMILTSNRGFAEWGQVFGDPVIATALLDRLLHHAVVVHIEGSSYRMRQHADLLPPVLPASHPGVQPKRRGRPPKGAADTIAVS, encoded by the coding sequence ATGCCGGAGAACCAGGTTGCGCGGATCCGGCATAACCTGGTTGCCCTGCGCATGCCGAGGGCCCTGGAGGCGCTCGAGGGCATCATCCAGCAGATCGAGCGCGGCCAGCTCGGCGCCCTCGAGGCGATCGACATGCTGCTGGCCGAGGAGATCACCGTGCGCGAGGGCCGCCGGATCAAGGCGGCTCTGCAAATGGCGCGGCTGGCCACGATCAAGACGCTGACGGGGTTCGACTTCTCTTTCCAGCCCTCGCTGGACCGCAACAGGATCATGGCCCTGGCCAGCCTGGAGTTTATCGACCAACACGAGGTGGTGCATTTCATCGGCCAGTCCGGCACCGGTAAAAGTCACTTGGCCATTGCCCTCGGGGTGGAGGCGATCCGGGCCGGGCGCAGCGTGTATTTCTGCGCCCTGGCCGACATCATTGACAGCCTCGCCAAGGCCGACCGGGAGGGACGCCTGCGGGAGCGCATCCGCTATCTCTGCCGCACCCAGCTGCTGATCATTGATGAGATCGGCTACGTGACGCTGGGTGCTGCTGCGGGAAACCTGTTCTTTCAGCTGGTCAACGCGCGCTACGAGCGCGGCGCCATGATCCTGACCTCGAACCGCGGCTTTGCCGAATGGGGTCAGGTGTTCGGCGATCCCGTCATCGCCACAGCCCTGCTAGACCGGCTACTGCACCACGCCGTGGTCGTGCACATCGAGGGCTCCAGCTACCGCATGCGCCAGCACGCCGACCTACTGCCGCCGGTCCTACCTGCCTCCCACCCGGGCGTACAACCCAAGCGCCGCGGTCGCCCGCCGAAGGGCGCAGCAGACACAATAGCGGTCTCGTAG